The Palaemon carinicauda isolate YSFRI2023 chromosome 33, ASM3689809v2, whole genome shotgun sequence genome contains a region encoding:
- the LOC137626146 gene encoding antifreeze protein Maxi-like — MLHLLLLHLSAHLRLLLHLLLLASAAAASAAAASGAAASVAVASTAAASVAAAFAAAAAYADAASAAVSAAAASAAAAYVAAAAYAAAAFAATAAAAFAAAAAAASVAAAFSAAAAAAYADAASVPAASAAASAAAASAAVASAAAAYVATAYAAVTFAAAAASAAAVSAAAVSAAAVSAAAASVPAASVAAVIVSAMVIFGLLMK; from the coding sequence ATGCTGCATCTGCTGCTGTTGCATCTGTCTGCTCATTTGCGGCtgctgctgcatctgctgctgctTGCATCTGCtgctgctgcatctgctgctgctgcATCTGGTGCTGCTGCATCTGTCGCGGTTGCATCTACTGCTGCTGCATCTGTAGCTGCTGCATTTGCGGCTGctgctgcatatgcagatgctgcATCTGCTGCTGTATCTGCTGCTGCCGCATCTGCAGCTGCTGCATATGTAGCTGCTGCTGCTTATGCAGCTGCTGCATTTgcggctactgctgctgctgcatttgcggctgctgctgctgctgcatctGTAGCTGCTGCATTTtcggcggctgctgctgctgcatatgcagatgctgcATCTGTACCTGCTGCATCTGCTGCCGCATCTGCAGCGGCCGCATCTGCAGCTGTTGCATCTGCTGCTGCTGCATATGTAGCTACTGCATATGCAGCTGTTACATTTGCGGCTGCTGCTGCATCTGCAGCTGCTGTATCTGCTGCTGCTGTATCTGCTGCTGCTGTATCTGCTGCTGCTGCATCTGTCCCTGCTGCTTCTGTCGCTGCTGTCATCGTTAGTGCTATGGTTATATTTGGCCTTTTGATGAAATAG